The Nycticebus coucang isolate mNycCou1 chromosome 10, mNycCou1.pri, whole genome shotgun sequence sequence tgggttcgaacccagccccagccaaactgcaacaaaaaagtagctgggcgttgtggcgggcgcctgtcgtcccagctactcgggaggctgaggcaggagaatcgcgtaagcccaagagttagaggttgctgtgagccgtgtgacgccacggcactcacccgagggcggtacagtgagactctgtctccacaaaaaaaaaaaaaaaaaaaagggcggcgcctgtggctcagcgggtagggcgccggccccatatgctgagggtggcgggttcaaacccagccccggccaaactgcaacaaaaaaatagctgggcgttgtggtgggcgcctgtagtcccagctactcgggaggctgaggcaggagaatcacctaagcccaagagttgggggttgctgtgagctgtgatgccatggcactctacctctgtgtctaaaattaaaaacaaacaaacaaacaaacaaaaaacaggagaCTCGCGACCCGGAGCAGCTCGGAGCCGGTGAATAATAGCTCTTCAAGTCTGCAATAAAAAATGGCCTCCAATAAAACTACATtgcaaaaaatgggaaagaagcaGAATGGAAAGAGTAAAAAGGCTGAAGAGGCAGAGCCTGAAGAATTTGTGGTGGAAAAAGTTCTGGGTCGACGAGTAGTAAATGGGAAGGTGGAGTATTTCCTGAAGTGGAAGGGATTTACAGATGCTGATAATACTTGGGAAcctgaagaaaatttagattgtCCAGAGTTAattgaagcatttcttttttttttttttttttttttgtggtttttttttttggctggggctgggtttgaacccgccacctccggcatatgggaccagcgccccactccttgagccacaggtgctgcccaattgaAGCATTTCTTAATTCTCAAAAAGCTGGTAAAGAAAAGGAtggtacaaaaagaaaatctttatctgACAGTGAATCAGATGATagcaaatcaaagaagaaaagagatgctGCTGACAAACCAAGAGGCTTTGCCAGAGGTCTTGATCCTGAGAGAATAATTGGTGCCACAGACAGCAGTGGAGAATTAAGGTTTCTTATGAAGTGGAAAGATTCAGATGAGGCAGATTTGGTGCTGGCAAAAGAGGCA is a genomic window containing:
- the LOC128596070 gene encoding chromobox protein homolog 3-like: MASNKTTLQKMGKKQNGKSKKAEEAEPEEFVVEKVLGRRVVNGKVEYFLKWKGFTDADNTWEPEENLDCPECCPIEAFLNSQKAGKEKDGTKRKSLSDSESDDSKSKKKRDAADKPRGFARGLDPERIIGATDSSGELRFLMKWKDSDEADLVLAKEANMKCPQIVIAFYEERLTWHSCPEDEAQ